The genome window TTTCGCTGAAAATCAGCAATTACTTCTTCGTATTCCAGAGGGGCTTGATCAGATTCATTATCGATTATTTGAGTTGTTTGGTCGAGTAATCTTTCCAAACTATCCTGATCCTGGTTGAGGCTTTCATCAATTATTTGAGTCGGCTCCTCCATAATTGACAATTCAGTTGGTCGCTCAAAAAACAAGTCATCCAGACTGTCCTGCCCATCGTCTTCGCCAATTATCTGAGTTGCTTGTTCCATGATTGACAGCTCAGATGGCTGTTCAAAAACGGGTTCATCGCTTGAGTTGAGCTCTGTTGATTGGTCCAAAATAGGATCATTTTCTGCGCCAAAAAGCGTGAGTGATATGCTAAAAATGCTGAATAATAAGAGTTTTGTACTATTTTTCATCGTAAACCTCCATGTATGTGACCATTTTTTATTACTTTCTCCATCTACTACTATTCTATCACATCTGTTATAAATTTCAAATGGGATATATTTTTTTTACAATAGCATCGGCTGAATCGTGATTATGGAGATATTTGCAGGGAAGAGAAAGTGGGTTAAAGAGATGTCTTTTTATTGTTTTTATGGGACGTTTGTTTACTGAGATGCTCGTAGTAACGCCCGTGTTAGGCAGGTTTACCCGTAGGGTTGTCGTCAATGAGGCGAATCTCAATTCGTTCGATATTTTTACCGCGACGGTCTCTTTTTAGGGTGATAAAACCAACTTCTGTAGTTGATTTTACATGTGTCCCACCACATGGGACTTGTGCAAAACCATCGATTTTCCAAAAACGTCGTTGATTGGCAACATTGGAGTAGCCTTTTTCGATTGATTTATCTGCCTTAATAATTGCATTATATTGTTCGAGAATGTAGTCAAAAGTGGATGAAATATTTTCAGGGCATATAAAGTCAATACGTGCTTTATCTTCGGCTATGTGTGCCCCAATTTTTTCAAAGCCAAATTGTTGTGTGACAAGCTCTAACACGAGTTCGGCTGCAAAATGCAGTCGCATCAACCGGTTTCTACGCGGCCAGTCAATGGTCATTATGACTAGATCTCCTAGTTTGAGTCCATGGTTTTCTGGCAGTGTATAATAAATAAGATTGCCTTCGCGTCGTGAGTTCAAGATGGGAATATTGTTAACGGTAGCTTTATCGCTTTCTTGTCCGCCAGCAAATGAGTATGCGATAGTTTCTTCAAAAAGGACTTCGCTGTCATTTACAGATCTAACGGTAGTATTGAGTGTGCATTGATATGGATTATCCCAAAAGACTTTACGCATGGTTTTTTCCTATCGAAATAGTTGGTGCCAGTTATGCCTTACAGTATCACCCAATTCAGTTCTTTGAAGCCATTGTAGTGTTTGGGTTGCTTTGTTTGTTGCATGCTCATATGTCCCAGGGAATAGCCCAAAGCTAATACAAGAAGCGCACTCATCTGCAATACGCTTTGCTTGTGGTCCACGATTTGACAGTATATCTAATGGGGTTTTACCGTTTTGATTGCGAGCATAGAGAAATTTTCTTTTTCCATACGTTTTAAACAACCACTTCGTAAAATCATTATCAAATGCAAATAGAGCAGCACAATGGAATATATTCTTTCCTGCTTCGGTAAGTTCTAGCCAAGCGTTCGTATTCTGCAAGACCGATGCACATCTCCAGGTTCCATCAGCATTACGATGCCATTCTTCTTTGTAATCTGGAAAATAGTTTTTGTGCAGTAATTCGACCATTTCTTTATTTTCACTGCTGACTGCACAAAATAGGCAGCGTGGAGTAAATTTTGCGCCATATTGTATTAAAAGTTTTGCAATTAAAACTTCTCGCCTAGTTCCATCACCATACAAACGATTGTAGTCATAGTTATTATTACTTGCCCGAATGGTCACGGTTTCAAGAGGCGATTCAAGTAAAAGGTCGTGTAAGCTTTCGATATTTGGATCCGCTCCATGGCTAAGTAGTTGGTTTATTTGAGCGGGTTCGCTGAAGGTCAAATGGCACAAACGTACTAATTCCAAATCTAGCCTTTTTTGTTGATCAGCGATTGGTTGAGCAATGCATTCTGCTAACTCAGAGTAATCGATATGACAAGCGAGTATTGTGTCGCGACAAATTTGTTCTAACTTGGGTATTGTTTTGGTTTCTGTTCCATATATATAATTCATTGGCAAAGCCAGAAGTGCGAGTGTAAGTCGAAGTGGGTACATTTTTTGTTTCATATTATGTTAGTATCCTATTTTTTGCGTTTGCCAACCTTAGCTTTTTTTGCCTCAAGAGCAACCTGAATAGCTTTGTTTGCCCAGTCTATTAATGCTTCTTCATTCTCAAGAATGCTTGCAGGTACAGACCAGTAGTGAAGTGAGACCTGACCGTTTTTTCCATCGTAAGTAAAGGGAAATGACTCATGATTTTCGTAGTCGATACGAGTTGTGTCGTTTACTTTAAAGTACAAAGTATCATAAGCGATGAGAGCAAAAAAAGTGTCATCTTTGTAAATACCATAACCGCCAAACATTTTTTTTGCTGTTACGTTTTGAAGAGGAGCAAGAAGATCTAAGACATATGCGACATAGTCGTTATCTATGCTGGAGGTAGTTATTTTTTTCATAGAAGCCTGTGTGAGGTTTATTTTGGCTAGTGGATGTTAAAAAAAGAGTGAAGCTTACTTTTATGACAAATGTTATCTCATTTAGCAGCTTATTTCAAGTTGCTCTCAGGGTTATTCTCATCGTGAAATAACGACCAGTTGGGGATTAGTACGACTAAATATAATCTTATGGTTGTTCAGAATAAAACTGCTTTTGCATAATGAGTTTTATTGCATTACGGTGTGCTGGGATCATCAATGTCGGTAAATTTTCTAAATCAAACCAAGCAACTTCGCTGTGTTTATTTGGCTCTTTGTTGAATGGTTCACCGGTCCAGTTTGTGCATTCAAAGACGGCTGCAACAAGTTCATGGTCAGTTCCGTTGCGATGAAACATGTGAATAAAATGTAAGTCTTCTTGTTTGGCGGTAATGCCTATTTCTTCGTTAATTTCTCTGGCTAACGCTTGGCGAAATGGCTCATTTTTTTCTAGAAGTCCTCCAACCATGGAGTAGTGCCCTGGGCGAAATGACGCTGAGTCAGAGCGTTTGATTAATAGTATTTTGTTGCCGTTACGGATGAGTGCAAGAGCGTATGCTGCTAAGCGATTTTTTATTTTGTTTTGCATGATTATTCTTTGCAGTGTTTATTAAGCTATGAAAACAGTTTAGTGTAAATCAAACTTCATGCTACTCTGTTCCAGAGTATTTGTGAAGGAGAGGTTGCGATGAAAAATGATGTTGCAGTAAAAAATGGAATTGTGATTCCTGCACATGAAATTGAGGTGACAACCAGCAGAGCGGGTGGCCCGGGCGGGCAACATGTTAATAAAGCTGACACCAAGGTGACGCTTCATTGGAACGTTGAAAATACTCAGGTGCTTAATCAAGGCCAAAAAGAACGGGTATTAGGCAACTTGCAAGCAAAGCTAACAGAAGACGGCTACTTGGTTGTACGTGATAGTACAACGCGCAGTCAACAGCAGAATTTGCAAAATGCGCTAACAAAACTAGCAACAGAGGTGCGTAAAGCACTTTATGTACCCAAAAAGCGGATGAAAACACGGGTGCCAAAAGCAGTAAAGCAAGCACGACTTGAGGAAAAAAAGCGACGTAGCGATGTAAAAAAAATGAGAAGTAAAAAAGATTTCGAGTAGATCAAAAACCTCCAATTTTGTTATAAAGCCATGTTGGACATACTTGGTATAGAAATGCAATAAATTCCCAGCGTTTGGTGATGTAGGCTCGTTGTTTCTTTTCTTTGATGGCTTCAATAATTTCATTTGCAGCATCTTGAGTTGTCTCAACCCAATAAGCGTTGGGTATTTTATGAACATCTTCAGCCTCTATCTCAACCCAACCAGGGACAATGTCAGTGACATAAATGTTTGATAAGTTATTCTGTTGAATGTAGTTGTAACACCCCTCCAAGTATCGTTGTATAAAAGCCTTACATCCACTATAAACCGGACTTGATGCCTCACCTACTAGTCCAGACATAGACGACAGGCCAACTAGGTGACCGTGCCCTTGTGTTTTAAAATATTCAAATGCTAGATCGGCCATATGCCAAAAACCCAGTAAATCAACATTGAGTCTTAGTAGGTTGGCTTCGTGGTTGTTAGTTTCATTCACATTATCATTTGCAGCGCTGACGCTGACGATAAACAAATCCAGGCCACCCAGTTCCTCAATTAATTCTCGAATTGCTCTTTTCGCTTCATCTGGCTTGGTTACATCAACTTGTTTTATGTGTGCTTTTTCTCCAATTTCTTGCTTGAGTGACTCGAGTAAATTGAGGCGTCTTCCGGTAATGCCAACCTCATAACCTTCTTCGGTTGCAAGTTTTTTTGCAACTTGTCGTCCCATGCCTGATGTTGCCCCAACAACTATAGCCCTTTTGTGATAGGCAGCTGATTCGTACTTGTCTTTTGAGTCCTCCATTGGCAAAACAGTAGTTTGATTAAAAAGATTGATCAAAATAATTGAAAGAATTAAAAAGAACATGTGAGCCTTACGCATTTTGTATAAAGATGGTTTGGCGCGATACTTGACCTGAAGGTAATTTTTGTCAGCAGGTTAAGTCAATAGTATCCATGTGAACAAGAGAGGTATGTTTTACACGGCGTGTTGTTTTGTGTGGTTATGACTTCCAATGAGGCGATAATATTGGGTTTTATCAAATTTAACGGTGGGGTTGGTGTGATTAACATAAACCATATTACGCGGATTGAATGGTGGAGTATTGATGACTGCTAAAACGAGATTGTTTTTTGGCAAGGTGTAGTGTGTGGTTTCAGGAGGTGTGATAACAACAGAGCCTTTTTCTATTTGGTGTTCTTGGCTGCCAACAACCAAAGTTCCGTTACCTTGTAAGACAATGTAGATCTCATATTCTCCACCGGTGTGGTAGTGTGGCGGGGCCAGGGCTATGGTGCTCATATCAACAATGGCAAAGCTTTCATTCGGTCGATTTATTGGATTTGGTATCTCGTAGATAATGCCACAGGTGTCTTGTAGTGGAGTGATATTAGTAGTCAGATCCTGCCAGTTTTGAATGGTCTTTAGGTACTCTTGCCATGCTTGAGCTACTGTTTGTATTGTTAACATCTAGTCTTTCTCCTTCTAAAATTACGAATGATATTCTGTTGTTTAAAGATTGCAGTCAGCTCGCTTTAAAACCATAAGTAGTGTCTGCCCCCATGGAGCGGTAAATTCTCCTACTGGTTTGAAGCAGGCCTTTGTGTAGCACTTGATAGCAGGAGCATTACTTGCATCAGGATCAACAATAACATGGTTGATTGTGTGGTCGGTGAGAAGTTTTTGCACAAAAGCCTTGATGAACAAAGCTCCAAAACCTTTATATAAATAATCAGGTTCGCCAATAAATTGGTCAATGCCAAATGAATGTTGATATTCTGTTGGTAGCCATGAGTCGGTTGTGTTAGCGATATATGATTGGATATAGCCAATTGGTACGTTACTATATACAACAAGATACGGTTTGGTGCCTGATCTGATCCGTGTAATAAATGAATCTAAAAAACTTTCTGCTTCCTTTGGAACTGGCCACCATTTGCTTACGTGGGGCTGAGTAAACCATGATTGAAGTAATGGCAGCAGTGATTGAATGTTGCCTTCGGTGATAGACGTGAAATTAAAGTTAGAAACCTGTGATTTCGACGTATTTTCCTGCACTAAAAGTCCTGAATTAAAGACTTATAAGAGTGGCTCCCCGGGCAGGACTCGAACCTGCGACCCAACGATTAACAGTCGTTTGCTCTACCAACTGAGCTACCGAGGAACACAAATTTTATTCTAAAGATGGTGGGCGAAACAGGACTCGAACCTGTGACCCCCTGCTTGTAAGGCAGGTGCTCTAGCCAACTGAGCTATTCGCCCGTGTATTTGATGCATGCTTTGCTCAGAACAAGCTTTAAAAGCATTTATTTCAAAATATACAGGTAATACTAATCGAATTTTGGGCTCCTGTCAAAGTATTTTTTGCTAGATTTAGAGTGCCTTTCTTTTGATTTTACAGTTAATATTGATTTCTATTTGTATATATCTACTCATTTGCCATGTGTAAATATTTTTGTTAGAATATTAGGGCTTGAAAGGTTGCAAAACAAGGTCTTCTTTTATTATATCTACAGGTGGTAAAAGTATCGAATAGGAGCTACCTAGTGGGTAAGGAGATGGTTATGAACTTTGCTCAAGCTTTGACATTATATCTTTTGGTTTACGGAACATTATTGGCTAGCCAAGTAAGTGCAGAAAACAGGCCGGAACAGCAGCAATTAACAGAAAAAAATAATGGGATTGTTATAATTCTAAACGGTTCCTCTGCGGTTGGTAAGTCAAGCATACAACGGGTTTTGCAAGAAACATTTACGGACGATCCGTTTTTGGCCATGGGAATAGACAAGTGTTTTGTTGAGTTATTGCCTAAGCGGTATATCACAACAATAGCTAAAAAGAATAAAGAGGTCATTTGGGGAAGACCATCGATGGACGAAGAGGGCAATCCGCTTTTCTATGTCGATTTTGGTCCTAAGGGTAGGAAAATTATTTTAGGCATGAATAGTGCTATCGCTGCTTATGTACGACGAGGTAATAGTGTCATCGTTGATTACATAGCCTACGAACATGCCTGGCTTGATGACTTAGTACGTGAACTACATGACTGCACTGTTTACTTTGTAGCGGTAAAAGCCGACATTGCAGTGATTGAAAAGCGAGAGGCTGATCGTGGCATCTCACCGCGGGGACATGCACGTACACACTACCAGACAGTTCATGAAAATGCGATTTATGATTTTGAAGTTGATAACACTGAGTTAACGCCTGAGCAAGCTGCAGAACAAATTAAGGCGTTTATAGATCAGACGCCTGAGCCTCAAGCTTTTAAAATGATGTATACAAGGCTTGCAGAAAGGGA of Campylobacterota bacterium contains these proteins:
- a CDS encoding alanyl-tRNA editing protein, which gives rise to MRKVFWDNPYQCTLNTTVRSVNDSEVLFEETIAYSFAGGQESDKATVNNIPILNSRREGNLIYYTLPENHGLKLGDLVIMTIDWPRRNRLMRLHFAAELVLELVTQQFGFEKIGAHIAEDKARIDFICPENISSTFDYILEQYNAIIKADKSIEKGYSNVANQRRFWKIDGFAQVPCGGTHVKSTTEVGFITLKRDRRGKNIERIEIRLIDDNPTGKPA
- a CDS encoding TfoX/Sxy family protein, whose amino-acid sequence is MKKITTSSIDNDYVAYVLDLLAPLQNVTAKKMFGGYGIYKDDTFFALIAYDTLYFKVNDTTRIDYENHESFPFTYDGKNGQVSLHYWSVPASILENEEALIDWANKAIQVALEAKKAKVGKRKK
- a CDS encoding NUDIX domain-containing protein, with protein sequence MQNKIKNRLAAYALALIRNGNKILLIKRSDSASFRPGHYSMVGGLLEKNEPFRQALAREINEEIGITAKQEDLHFIHMFHRNGTDHELVAAVFECTNWTGEPFNKEPNKHSEVAWFDLENLPTLMIPAHRNAIKLIMQKQFYSEQP
- the arfB gene encoding aminoacyl-tRNA hydrolase, which gives rise to MKNDVAVKNGIVIPAHEIEVTTSRAGGPGGQHVNKADTKVTLHWNVENTQVLNQGQKERVLGNLQAKLTEDGYLVVRDSTTRSQQQNLQNALTKLATEVRKALYVPKKRMKTRVPKAVKQARLEEKKRRSDVKKMRSKKDFE
- a CDS encoding SDR family NAD(P)-dependent oxidoreductase, with the protein product MFFLILSIILINLFNQTTVLPMEDSKDKYESAAYHKRAIVVGATSGMGRQVAKKLATEEGYEVGITGRRLNLLESLKQEIGEKAHIKQVDVTKPDEAKRAIRELIEELGGLDLFIVSVSAANDNVNETNNHEANLLRLNVDLLGFWHMADLAFEYFKTQGHGHLVGLSSMSGLVGEASSPVYSGCKAFIQRYLEGCYNYIQQNNLSNIYVTDIVPGWVEIEAEDVHKIPNAYWVETTQDAANEIIEAIKEKKQRAYITKRWEFIAFLYQVCPTWLYNKIGGF
- a CDS encoding cupin domain-containing protein, giving the protein MLTIQTVAQAWQEYLKTIQNWQDLTTNITPLQDTCGIIYEIPNPINRPNESFAIVDMSTIALAPPHYHTGGEYEIYIVLQGNGTLVVGSQEHQIEKGSVVITPPETTHYTLPKNNLVLAVINTPPFNPRNMVYVNHTNPTVKFDKTQYYRLIGSHNHTKQHAV
- a CDS encoding acetyltransferase, producing MQENTSKSQVSNFNFTSITEGNIQSLLPLLQSWFTQPHVSKWWPVPKEAESFLDSFITRIRSGTKPYLVVYSNVPIGYIQSYIANTTDSWLPTEYQHSFGIDQFIGEPDYLYKGFGALFIKAFVQKLLTDHTINHVIVDPDASNAPAIKCYTKACFKPVGEFTAPWGQTLLMVLKRADCNL